One window of the Eschrichtius robustus isolate mEscRob2 chromosome 13, mEscRob2.pri, whole genome shotgun sequence genome contains the following:
- the TMEM121B gene encoding transmembrane protein 121B — MRPAPGAPRAAPPPARLQPRFPRGRSGSGSSSGGSGGDTGSGSGSSAGAEREDDDESASISRPLVPAGPPGSAATSCASTPTSPRSMTAADLGAGAVAGAVGGAGGASPGPSCRSCCCCCGRRARPGRGGGRRGCAPGPGCRWGYQALSVALLLAQGGLLDVYLIAVTDLYWCSWVATDLVVAAGWAIFFAKNSRGRRGAAHTHHPHHPHAAPLHLPAAPAAAAGAAGAKARGGRGGAGGPGPAGAAGAAGEFAFAYLAWLIYSIAFTPKVVLILGTSILDLIELRAPFGTTGFRLTLALSAPLLYCLVRAIGEAGATPGSAGPLLLQPQRHRAAGCFLGTCLDLLDSSALVELMLDGRAPLPAHLRYLLLAAYFLALASPVLWLHELHAAAASPRGRASRPGGCSRLLRLLGGCLVDVPLLALRCLLAVSYQQPLSVFMLKNLFFLGCRGLEALEGCWDREPPASPSRAWAGYGAPPSAPSAPGAPQLGHCVSEDEGGAHGYVNTLAVASQS, encoded by the coding sequence ATGCGCCCCGCGCCCGGCGCCCCCCGcgcggccccgccccccgcccggcTGCAGCCCCGGTTCCCGCGCGGCCGGAGCGGCTCGggcagcagcagcggcggcagcggcggcgacaccggcagcggcagcggcagcagcgcGGGCGCCGAGCGGGAGGACGACGACGAGAGCGCCAGCATCAGCAGGCCGCTGGTGCCCGCCGGGCCCCCGGGCAGCGCCGCCACCTCCTGCGCCTCCACGCCCACCTCCCCGCGTAGCATGACCGCCGCCGACCTGGGCGCGGGCGCCGTGGCCGGGGCCGTCGGGGGCGCGGGCGGCGCCAGCCCCGGCCCCTCCTGCCGTtcgtgctgctgctgctgcggtCGCCGGGCCCGGCCGGGCCGCGGGGGTGGGCGCCGCGGCTGCGCCCCCGGCCCGGGCTGCCGCTGGGGCTACCAGGCGCTGTCCGTGGCGCTGCTGCTGGCGCAGGGCGGCCTGCTGGACGTGTACCTCATCGCTGTCACCGACCTGTACTGGTGCTCCTGGGTCGCCACCGACCTGGTGGTCGCGGCGGGCTGGGCCATCTTCTTCGCCAAGAACAGCCGGGGCCGTCGGGGCGCCGCGCACACCCACCACCCGCACCACCCGCACGCCGCGCCCCTGCACctgcccgccgcccccgccgccgctgccggggCTGCGGGAGCCAAGGCGCGCGGCGGCCGCGGGGGCGCGGGCGGCCCGGGGCCGGCGGGGGCGGCCGGCGCGGCCGGCGAGTTCGCCTTCGCCTACCTGGCCTGGCTCATCTACTCCATCGCCTTCACGCCCAAGGTGGTGCTCATCCTGGGCACGTCCATCCTGGACCTCATCGAGCTGCGCGCGCCCTTCGGCACCACGGGCTTCCGCCTCACCCTGGCGCTCTCGGCGCCGCTGCTCTACTGCCTGGTGCGGGCCATCGGAGAGGCGGGCGCCACCCCCGGCTCCGCGGGCCCCCTGCTCCTGCAGCCCCAGCGGCACCGCGCCGCCGGCTGCTTCCTGGGCACGTGCCTGGACCTGCTGGACAGCTCCGCCCTGGTGGAGCTGATGCTGGACGGCCGCGCGCCGCTGCCCGCGCACCTGCGCTACCTGCTCCTCGCCGCCTACTTCCTCGCGCTCGCCTCGCCGGTGCTCTGGCTCCACGAGCTCCACGCCGCTGCCGCCTCGCCCCGGGGCCGGGCCTCGCGGCCGGGAGGCTGCAGCCGCCTGCTGCGCCTGCTGGGCGGCTGCCTCGTGGACGTACCCTTGCTGGCGCTGCGCTGCCTGTTGGCCGTGAGCTACCAGCAGCCGCTCTCCGTCTTCATGCTCAAGAACCTCTTCTTCCTCGGCTGCCGCGGCCTGGAGGCCCTGGAGGGCTGCTGGGACAGGGAGCCCCCGGCGTCCCCGAGTCGGGCCTGGGCGGGCTACGGCGCTCCGCCCTCCGCCCCGTCGGCGCCGGGAGCCCCCCAGCTGGGCCACTGCGTCTCGGAGGACGAGGGGGGCGCCCACGGCTACGTCAACACCCTGGCTGTGGCTTCCCAAAGCTGA